In one window of Hymenobacter nivis DNA:
- a CDS encoding dienelactone hydrolase family protein: MDQRIINLFDEYTHAPLTRKNFLDRLAKLTGGTALALAALAVLEPGYAQAATVSTSADDLVLEDVTWPGDGDPVKGYLARPKGSKKRGAVVVIHENRGLTPHIKDVTRRVAQAGYLALGVDALSPLGGTPTDEDQGRTLIGQLDPAKNLNNYLAALAYLRARPDCNGRTGCVGFCWGGGLSNQLAVHDPKLNAAVAYYGQQPKAEDVPQIKAALMLHYAGLDERIDAGIPAYEAALKANHTPYELFVYPNVNHAFNNDTSPARYNAEAAKLAWERTLKLFKDKLA; the protein is encoded by the coding sequence ATGGACCAGCGCATCATCAACCTGTTCGACGAGTACACTCACGCTCCGCTCACCCGGAAAAATTTTCTGGACCGGCTGGCCAAGCTGACCGGCGGCACGGCCCTGGCCCTGGCAGCCCTGGCCGTGCTAGAGCCCGGCTACGCCCAGGCCGCCACCGTGAGCACTTCGGCCGATGACCTCGTGCTCGAAGACGTGACCTGGCCCGGCGACGGGGACCCCGTGAAGGGCTACCTGGCCCGCCCCAAAGGCAGCAAAAAGCGCGGGGCCGTAGTGGTCATCCACGAAAACCGGGGCCTCACGCCCCACATCAAGGACGTGACGCGCCGCGTGGCCCAGGCCGGCTACCTGGCCCTGGGCGTCGATGCCTTGTCGCCCCTGGGCGGCACGCCCACCGACGAGGACCAGGGCCGCACGCTCATCGGCCAGCTCGACCCCGCCAAAAACCTGAACAACTACCTCGCCGCCCTCGCTTACCTCCGCGCCCGGCCCGATTGCAACGGCCGCACCGGTTGCGTGGGCTTCTGCTGGGGCGGGGGCCTGTCCAACCAACTGGCGGTGCACGACCCCAAGCTGAACGCCGCCGTGGCTTACTACGGCCAGCAGCCCAAAGCCGAGGACGTGCCCCAAATCAAGGCCGCCCTGATGCTTCACTACGCCGGCCTCGACGAGCGCATCGACGCCGGCATTCCGGCCTACGAAGCCGCGCTCAAGGCTAACCACACGCCCTACGAGCTGTTCGTGTACCCTAATGTGAACCACGCGTTCAACAACGACACTTCCCCCGCCCGCTACAACGCCGAGGCCGCCAAGCTGGCCTGGGAGCGCACGCTGAAACTGTTCAAGGATAAGCTAGCGTAG
- a CDS encoding molybdopterin-dependent oxidoreductase: MDNNPDYSAPPLPTSSADTPETDVAREAAGRSRRAFIVGGLAALAGVGGWRWLLTRPADEGTPWPFRRVLDANGRLSQAYFRETRLAPTFPKSMATSRQNGNIGLKESFVTADWRMRVQAYAPAGAPARVQEFTLADIKALPRVDMTTELKCIEGWSIKVNWVGARFSDFLEKYPLATANGREARYVSVVTPDKAYYVGLDLSNAVHPQTLLCYEMNGQPLTSPHGAPLRLVIPLKYGIKHLKRIGTIAFVDERPADFWAEQGYDWDSGH; encoded by the coding sequence ATGGACAACAATCCCGATTATTCCGCCCCGCCGCTACCCACCTCATCCGCCGACACGCCCGAAACCGACGTGGCCCGGGAAGCGGCCGGCCGCTCGCGCCGGGCCTTTATTGTGGGCGGACTAGCAGCCCTGGCTGGCGTCGGCGGCTGGCGCTGGCTGCTCACGCGCCCCGCCGACGAGGGCACGCCGTGGCCCTTCCGCCGGGTGCTCGACGCCAACGGGCGTCTCTCGCAGGCCTACTTCCGCGAAACCCGGCTGGCGCCTACGTTTCCTAAGTCGATGGCCACTAGCCGCCAAAACGGTAACATCGGCCTCAAGGAATCTTTCGTAACCGCCGACTGGCGCATGCGGGTGCAGGCCTACGCCCCGGCCGGGGCCCCGGCGCGCGTGCAGGAATTCACGCTGGCCGACATCAAAGCCCTGCCGCGCGTGGACATGACCACCGAGCTGAAGTGCATCGAAGGCTGGAGTATCAAGGTGAATTGGGTGGGGGCCCGGTTTTCCGACTTCCTCGAAAAGTACCCGCTGGCCACCGCCAACGGCCGGGAAGCCCGCTACGTCAGCGTCGTCACGCCCGACAAGGCTTACTACGTGGGCCTGGATTTGTCCAACGCCGTGCACCCCCAAACGCTGCTGTGCTATGAGATGAACGGCCAGCCCCTGACGAGCCCCCACGGCGCGCCGTTACGCCTGGTCATCCCGCTCAAATACGGCATCAAGCACCTCAAGCGCATCGGTACCATTGCCTTCGTGGACGAGCGGCCGGCTGATTTCTGGGCCGAGCAAGGCTACGACTGGGACTCGGGCCACTGA
- a CDS encoding cytochrome b/b6 domain-containing protein: MKRLVEKHPLAIRWFHWLNFPILTLMIWSGLLIYWANDVYRIGWGSTTLFKFFPDGFYKALGMPQKLAQGMNWHFALMWLFLLNGLLYVGYTLVSGEWRHLLPDRNSFREAILVTLHDLGLRKGAPPVVKYNGAQKIAYTAVVLMGVGSLLTGLAIYKPVQFAWLTKLLGGYEWAGAEHFALTIGYVLFFVVHIAQVTRAGWNNFRSMVAGFQIVDAQHPVVGDPVAGAPGRPTSPTLPA, encoded by the coding sequence ATGAAACGCCTCGTCGAGAAGCACCCGCTGGCCATCCGCTGGTTCCACTGGCTGAACTTTCCCATCCTCACGCTCATGATTTGGAGCGGGCTGCTCATTTACTGGGCCAACGATGTGTACCGCATCGGCTGGGGCTCTACCACGCTGTTCAAGTTTTTTCCCGACGGCTTTTACAAGGCCTTGGGCATGCCCCAAAAGCTCGCCCAGGGCATGAACTGGCACTTCGCCCTGATGTGGCTATTCTTGCTCAATGGCCTGCTGTACGTGGGCTACACGCTGGTTTCGGGCGAATGGCGCCACCTGCTGCCCGACCGCAACTCCTTTCGCGAAGCCATATTGGTGACGCTCCACGACCTGGGCCTGCGCAAGGGCGCGCCGCCGGTGGTGAAGTACAATGGGGCTCAGAAGATTGCCTACACCGCCGTGGTGCTCATGGGCGTGGGTTCACTGCTCACGGGCCTGGCCATTTATAAGCCGGTGCAGTTTGCCTGGCTCACGAAGTTACTCGGCGGCTACGAGTGGGCCGGCGCCGAGCATTTCGCGCTCACCATCGGCTACGTATTGTTCTTTGTGGTACACATCGCGCAAGTAACGCGGGCCGGCTGGAACAACTTCCGCTCGATGGTGGCCGGCTTCCAAATTGTGGACGCGCAGCACCCGGTGGTCGGTGATCCGGTGGCCGGGGCCCCGGGCCGGCCTACCTCTCCTACCCTACCCGCCTAG